TCGTGGATTTTTCGCGTTACCGCGTGCCGGCCGACGAAGCGCGGCGGAGCGGCCTGCTCTTCCCGCAGTGCTTCGTCCGGCCGCGGACCCTGGCTAAAGACAACTGATCCCGCAGGTTCAGATGAGGCGGAGGAATGGGGAAGGCGAGACTGGTGGATGCTGCTGTTATGCACGGTGAGACCCGATTCTGCCGATGGCCGCACCTTGCATGGATTTCCTGCAGGTGGGCTCGTGGTGGATGTCTGCCGCAAGCGTAGGAGAGGAAAACAGTAGGAACACGAGTACCGATCACCAGCGGAACGGGGCCACTACTCAGGTTTATGGCGCTCCACGCACCCGGAACTACTTGAATCGGGTGTGACGCACTACTCGGCTCTAAGTAGCAGCACATCAACCAGGCGAAAACTACTTGGACGCCAGAGCCAAAGCGTTGCGTAGATCGGTTCGGCCGGAGACATGCAGTCGGGCGAACACCCGGCCCAAATGCCAGTCAACGGTTCGGGCTGACAGATGGAACCGCCTCCCCAAAGAGGCACTGGTTTCCCCGGCCGCCGCCTGCAGTGCCAGATCGCGCTCGAAGTCGCCCAGCTGCGCGAGGCCGTACTCCACGCTGTTCAACGGCGACAGGGCACGGAAGCCCTCGTATTCCAGCTGCCGCGCCTGCCGCATCAGGGCGCGGGTGGCGCTGCCATCACCCAAGACACGGGCTGCACGTGCCGCGCCATGACCCAGGATGCTGTTCTGCTGTTTCAGCGCCGCTTCAGCAGCCCGGATCAGGGCGGTGACGTCATGGGTGAGCAGACCGGCTGCCAGTTGGCCGTACAGTGCCGCCGGCGCACCGTCCGCAGCTGCCGCCGCGAGCGCAAGGTCCTGCATCGCGGAACGGTTTCCACGAAGGGCGGACGCTGAAAACCCAAGGAGCGCGTTCGGGATATCGCCAGCGGCCAGTTCCGCCGTGGCAAAGCGGTGAAACTCGGCCGCCGCCTCTGCCGGTTGGTTCATTCCTGATGCCAGGATCCGAAAGTATGCCACCTCGGACACGGAGCTGGGATCGGTGCGCCCGCAGGAATCGGGGGGCAAGGGCAGATCCAGCTCCGGATCCCTGTCCAGCCTCTGCTGGGCACAATAGGTGGCGGCTGCCGTCGCGAGGGGCAGTGCGCCGTCGGGATCATGGGATTCCAGCTGTGCCACCGCCGGCTGCAGGGATTTCAGCCCCGCATCACCGCGCCCCGCAAACGCGTGAACCAGTCCGATGGGAAGTTCGGTGCCGGTAGGTGTTGCCAGACCCGATCTGTTCCCTTGCTCCACTGTTCCAACAGCCAGCTCCAGTGCGGATCCCAGCTCACCGCACCGGATCAGGAGGAAAAAGAGGTGGTGGAACAGCAGTTCCCGGGTGCGGACATCCGCATGGATCCCGGCCGACAACCGGGCTCGGACCTGGGAGACGAGTGAGACAGCTTCGATAAACCGGCCGGCGGCAGCGCACTGCTGTCCCCAGCGGATGCCCGCCCATAGCCGGCCAATCGGCGGTGCCGCGGGATCAGCGAAATCATCTGCCAGGGTTGCCGGCAAATCGCTGAATCTGCGGGTCAGCGACAGGAGTTCAGCACGGGCCAGGGTCACTGCCAGCCGGGGCCCGGGCCGTGCGCCGGTGTCCTGGGGCAGCAACCGTTCGGCCCGGTCCAGGAGATGGACGGGATCATCCGGAGCCCCCGGGGTTCGGGCAGCGCCCAGGGCACGTTCCGTGAGCGCCCGCAGCCGCAACTCCTTCCCAGCGCTTTCATCGGCATCCGCTGCGCTGTCACCGGCTTCCGAAGCGCTGTCACCGGGATCCGCTGTCGCCAGGACCCGATAGGCCTGAGTGTGCCGCCCTTCGGCCCGCAGGGCATCGGCTTCCTCCAAAACGGCAGTCAAAGGGCGTGGAGCGGCCACGGCCCGCGCGTAGCGGAGGGCGGCGGCGGTGTCACCGGTTTCGTTGGACCAGCGGGCGGCCGCCAGCGCGGTTCCGGGATCCGGCGCCATCCCCACGGAAAGCGACCAGGCCGCCAGACCCGCTGCGGTTTCCCCAGTGAACACCCGTGGATCAACCACCCGTGTCACCTCCGACCACAGGTCCCTGCTGCGGCCGAACGGAATTCTGGCGGCGATGGTGGCGGGCTGCAGATTCCAGGCGAGGCGCACGGGCTGGCCGTGTCCTCCATTGATGATCAGAACAGAGCTTTCCTCCAGCGCGTCCACCGTATGTGCGGGAACTAGCTGCAGGACACTGGCCATGGGCAGCTGGCGGCAGAGAGACAGAATCTCGACGGCGCGCCGCTCCCCCGGAGTGAAACGGCGCATCACCGTCTCGACCCGTTCCGGCAGTTCCCCTGAGTGCACCAGCGGGCCTGCCCAGGTCCAGTAACCCCTGCGGTACACCAGCGATCCGGCGCCAATATGGTCACGGCACAGCAGGGACGCCAACAGCGGGTTTCCCTTGCTCTGCTGCCACAGCATCTGCTGGGCGCGGGTAGTCAGCGGACCTCCGGCGCAGTGGGCCAACAGTTCAGCGGTCCGCAGCAGATCCAGCGGGGCAAGGTCGATGCGCTTAAGCGAGCCGTCGGTCCATAGCCGGACGTATTCCGGATGGCACCGGATCAGGTCGCCGCAGATGAGAAGCAGCGCCACAGTACCCCGCCGGCACAACTCAGAGGTGACCAGCGCACCAAGATCGTCAATTTCCTCCGCGTTGTCAATCACCATAACGATCCGCCGCCCGTCGGCTTGGCGGATCAAGAGGGATTCCAGCGCGCGGACTACCAGGACCGGGTTGGCGAGCTGTTCCTGAGGAAGATCACTGAGCAGCCATGCCAGGGCGCCGTACGGTGTCTGCGCCGAGAGGGTGCTGCCACGCAGCTGTACGTTGAATCCCCCGTAGCAGCTCATGCTCTCCCGGGCCAACGTGGTTTTGCCGATTCCCGCCGCGCCAACAATGACGGCGCCCGGACCGTCCAGCGCGTTTATCACCGCCAGCCGGGGAGCATCACGAGCATCAGCGGCTCTGTCCGGGCCCCCCGTTCCGGGTGCGCGGAAATGGTGTGGGGGGCCCGGCCGCACGCCCTGGCCGCGGGCGGCCGCGGGCTCGAAGGACGGGACTGGTTGTTGAAGCGTGCTCATCAGGAACCTTAACAATTGACAGAGCGCGTTGCGCGGCTGGAGGTTTCACAGCCGACTCACTTTTCCCGAGACCAAACTGTCCCCGACAGGAGACAGCCCCCGGGGATCACTCTCCCAACCCTAGGCTGCAGCTCCGCCTGCAGCACGGGTACCGCCTACCCGATAGACCTGATTGCGGATACGTGGAACTACTTTATACAGCGCTTCCGGTACTGATCATTCGGGGCCATGTTGGGTCAGGAGTTCCTGTTTGAGGTCTTCACGGCGGCTGATCCCCAGTTTCTCGAAGGTCCGGTAGATATGGCCTTCCACCGTTCGAACGGAGAGGAAAAGCCGCTCTGCGATTTCAGCGTTCCGGTGGCCCTGGATCACCAATGCCGCGATATCGCGTTCCCGCCGGGTCAGCAGCGGCACCCCGGCCTTCGGCAGCTGGTCCTCCGTCTGGCCGTTCTTCTTGTTAAGGGCCCGCTGAACCCTTGAGAGGAGCGCGCGGTCCCCGCTGGCCATGGCCAGACGCAGGGCTTCTTCTCTGCACCTTCCGGCCATGCGCCGCCAGCCCGGATCCGCCTCGCCCGCACCAAAACGCAGAAGCACGTCAATGTCCTCGTCCAGGAAGGCCCTGGCAATGACAGCGGCGGTCTCCACATGCGGTCCCTCAAAGTCCCCGGTGATTTTCACCAGCCGGCTGAGCCCCTCCAGGTCGCCGAAGGCCAGCGACAGGAGCCTCAGCTCCAGCTCCACCGCGATAAATCCCCTGTCCTCGGCCTCGCTGATGAGCTCCCTGAGCTCTTTCCGCGGATCCCGCTGCAGGGCCAACACTGAACGGGCGCCAACTGTGTAGCCGCGGGACAGGATCCGATCCGCAGCCGAGCCCCGGGAACTAACGCCCAGCCCCTCAGCCAGGAACTCCTCTGCCTCTTTCCGCTGCCCCACTGAAGCGGCTACGAAGGCTGCCAGGGCAAGCGCCAGCGGCAACATCCCCTCATAGTCGTGAGTTCGCAGCCCTTCGATGGATGCGGACAGATGCGTCAATGCCCCCGTGCGGTCATCCTTCCTCAGATGCATCACGGCAATTGCCAGGTCCACCACCCCGGCCACCCTGACGAGCGCCCCGAAGACTCCGGCCGTACCGTGCTGCGCCGCCGTTTGGAGGCCTGTCCAATCCCCCAGCCACAGCAGTGCAGACAGATGGCGCTGGAGGACGAAGTGGTAGTAGGACATGAACCGGTGCCCGCCCCTGTCCAGCACAGCCATTGCGTGCCGGCTCATTTCACAGCTGGCATATGCCCTTCCGGTGGTGGTCAGGATTTGAGCGAGCAGCGTCTCCGCAACAAGGGTGGCTTCGTCATCCTCCGCCGCCCGGGCGTCCTCGAGGATACCGTTCAATTCCTGTTCCGCGGGCAGCAGCTCCCCGTCGGAAACCCTGCCCATGAGGGCAAGCAGTCGTCCTCCGCGGCGGGAGGAAATCACATCAGCCGTCAGCTCGGCGTCCAGGTTTCCCTGCGCTTCGATGCGGTCGACGCCGGCCAGCCAGTCTGCGGCAATAGTGGACAGTCCCGAAATTTCGGACTGCTCCTGCAGGTACAGCTGGACCCGGATCAGCACTGCCATCTTGAGGGTGGTGAGGTCACGGGCAGCGTCGGTGACGCCGTCAATCAGTTCCCGGGCAGATTCCCGGTCGCCGTCCTGCTGGCAGGCCCGCGCGGCCTGGACGCGGGCGGCAAGGGAGTATTTGGGCCCCTTGACCGCGCCGGCGGCGCGAAGGGCGGCAGCACTGTCAAAGGAGTTGTTGGCGCGGTACGCAGCCTCGACGAGTTCGGCGTCGCTCACTTGGACACCGCAGTCCAGCGACCAGCTCACCCAGCGCAGGAGGTTCTCCGCTCTGCCTCCGGCGGCCGCGCCGGAGGCAAGCAACCGCTGGCGGAGGCGGGCACTGCGTGCTGCGGGAACCAGCCGGCGCACCACCTCGCCGTACAGGGGATGCATGGGCTGCAGGAGGCGGGACGGTCCGGGAGAAATCTTGACCAGTTTCGCTTCGGTCAGGGCGTCGACGGCCCGGTGTAACCCGAGATCAAAGGCAGCGGCAGCCGGCAGCGGTTCGGCCAGCGAAATGATCTCCAGGGCGTCGCGCTCATCTTTGCTCAGACCGGACAGCTGCGCCCTGAGCAAATCCCCCAGCCGGCCGTCCGGCGGAAGCATTTGCTCATGCAGGAGCCAGACCCCATTGCGTTCCTCGAGGCTGCCCGCCCGCACGGTTTCCGACAACAACGCCAGAACCAGCATGGGGTTTCCCCCGGCTGCCCGGGCCAGATCAGTGCTTGCGCTGGTCAGGACCGGCCCGCCAAGCACCTGGACACACAGTTCATGGACCTGGTCATCCGTCAGCGGGTGGAGCTCATGCCGGGACAGTATGCCTTCCCACACCTGGTTGGAGATCCCGGCGGGGACATCGGTGATGCGCCGGGCCAGCAGCAGGATGCGGATTTGGGCCGAAGCCACAAGCTGAGCGAGCAGATCCGCGGTTGCCTCATCCAGCGCGTCGGCATCATCAACGATCAGCAGCGGTGCCTCGGACGGATCCGACGTCCGGCCGTCCGGATACAGCCGTCTCAGCAGCGAACGCATAACAGCGTGCGAAGAATTGGTGTCCTGTGGCTCCACATCGAAGATCAGCGGGGCCAGGGCACCGTAAGGGACCTGTGCCAGGGACGAACTGGTATGGATCCGGTGCACCGGGATGCGCCCGTTCAACTGTGCCGCAAGGATCCCTGCCAGCGCGCTCTTGCCCATCCCGGCGTCGGCCAGCACGACGGCGCCGTGTCCGCCCCTGCGCAGCACACTGGCCATCACCGCTTCGGTGACGGCCTCCCGTCCCACGAACGGCCGTGCCGCAAATGCCTGCATCACGAGTCCCCCCCTCGAATCCGGCATCGCGTCGCTTACCGCAGAACCTCGCCGAGTTCCGAGCGTCCCGAAACATGCAGCTTGTCGAAGATTTTACCCAGGTGCCAATCGATGGTGCGCGGCGACAGGTGCAGTTCGGCGCTTATTTCCTTTCGTGTCGCAGTTCCCGCGGCGCGGCGGGCAAGATCAGCTTCGAATGGACTCAGTGCTGCCATTCGCGCCTGAATGGAGTTGGCTTGACGCAGCTTGCGGAAGCTGGCGTGCTCAAGCCTGAGCGCAGTCCGTGCCTGGACCCGGCTATCGCTGCCGGTCTGTCCCTCGAGAAGATGCAGGGCTGCCGCTGCTGCCGTATGGCACATCAGGTCATTGCCGAGCTCATCCGCGAGCGCGGCAGATTCCAGCAGCAGGGATGGGTTCCCCTGCGCCAGTCCGGTACCAAGACAGTGCAGCGCGGAGGCCCAGCGCCCCTTGGCGCCGGAGGCAGCCGCGGCCAGCTCAGCAGCAGCCTCCCGGTCTCCCCTGCCGGCGGCTGCCGCCAGGCAGTGCAGGGCGATGGGGACCATGCCGGTGCGGAGGTTGTCTTTGGCTATGGAACGCAATTCGCCGCACAGCTTTTGCGTATCTCCGGCCAGCATGGCTTCCAGCCCCAGCACCTTGGACATGGACCCCACCAGTTCCTGGGGGCGGTACCTGAATTCAGCGTCGTCCGACGCCTCGCGTTGGGCGTCCTGCACGTCGCCTTGGAGGGCCAGGACGCGCGCGGACAGTGCATGCACAAGTGGCAGGACGTCAAAGGGGTCCTGTACGCGAATCTGGCTCATGGCACTGGTGAGGGCGGCAAGGGCACTGTCCGCCCTGCCGCAAAGGGCATGGATCCCTCCCAGCGCAACATCCCCAGCACTGCCGCGGAAGGCCCGGCGGTTGGCGCCGTCCTTCAGATCGGCCACCAATTCTTCGGCGAGCCTTTGTTCTCCGGCGGCTACCAGGGCCAGGAGGAACCTAATATGCGCCGAATCCATGGTGTTGGCACCCAGAGTGCCCTGAAAACCGTCCTTGAACGGTCGCACCACTGTCAGCAGTTCCTCGAAGTCTCCGGACACTGCGAGGAACTGGGCGTGCAGGGCAAGTGCCCGCATGCGGACGGCCGGGCTCAGCTTCCGGTCCGCGGCCAGAGAACCGAGCCGCCCGGGCACCTCTTTCGGGCGCCCGGCGTCGATCGCTATGGCACTGTGCATCAGCACCACCTGCGCTTCCCACTGGTGATAAGCGGCATGACCCGTGTGGTCCTGGATAGCTGCACTAATACTGTGCAGTGTTTCCGCAGCATTGCCGTGGCGGGGAAGAAGCTGCAGCAGTGCCGCTCTCTGCAGCATGAGTTCCACCCAGGCTGCCGGTTCCCGGGGATCGAGCGGGGACGGAAGACGGTCGAGCGCGCGAAGGGCATCCAGGTAGTTCCCGGACTCCCTCAACGCCTGCACCTCGGCCAGCAGCATTGCAGGGCCGCGCTTTTCCTGGGGAACTGCCCGGAGGAATTGCAGCGCCGACGCGGGATCATCGTGCGCTGTGGACAGAATGGCGGCACGCTCTGCAGTTTCCGGGTCCAGGGTGCCTTGGCTGGCCAGCGTCCACCGGGCGAAACGGATGAGCGCTGAGGGGCGGAGCATCTGCGGATCCAACAGTGCCGATACTTCTTCCCACAGTTCCCTGCTGCGCCCCGGGGGTATGGCCGCCGCGATGGCGGCGGCTGTGCCGGTGCTGGCGAGGTGAATTGACTGATCCGAGATCTCCACCACGCGTGCCTCTTCCAGCCGGTCAACGGTTTCGGCCGGAAACAGCTTCAGCACAACCGACACGGGCAAATCGCGGGCCAGGGCCAGAAGCTGAACCAATGACCTCTCGTCGGGCGGGAGCCGCTTCAACCGGGAAGTGATGACTTCAGCCGCTTGGCCGGAGAACGCCAGCGGCTTGGCGAGGACCCAGACGCCGTCGTGCCGCATCAGCGATCCGTCATCGGTCTGGTCCTGGACCAAGAGGGTAATCAACTGCGGATTCCCGCCGGAGTGGCGGTGCATCGATTGGGCGGCCAAGGTGGAGACCGGTCCGCCCAGGAGGTTTTGCATCAGTTCCCGGGTCTGTTCCATCACCAGCGGGCCAAGGTCCACGCGGACCAGCAAGCCTTCAGTCCACAAAGCCATAACATCCGGGGCGGACTCGGCAAAGCTCTCGGCGGCGGCGAGGACGCTGGCACCTGACCTGCGGACCAGCTGCGAAACCGCCATGCCGGTCCAGTGGTCGAGGCTCTCAACATTATCCAGCAGCAGTAAAACTCTTCTTCCGGCGGCACGCCCTGCCAGCAGCGAGGTCAGCTCCTGCAGCAACTGCTCGGGCCGTGATTCAACGTCCTCCGCCAGCTCGGAGATCAACCAGGCCAGCGCGCCAAAAGGTGTTTTGCCGGATTCCCGGCTTCCGCGGATCCTCACCGGGTAAAAGGCCGGATCGGCGGCGGCTACCCGGATCAGGGCGGACTTTCCGATGCCTGCCGGACCGACCACAACTGCACCTGCCGCTGTCTCCAGCCCATGTGCCAGTTCGGCCAGCGCCTCGTCCCGGCCCACCAGAAGATCCGGATCTTTTTCGGTCCTTAACAACATTCCTACAACCACGCCCCCAGGCATCCCCGCTATTACTGCTTCAATATCTCCGGCCTACGGGAATTCCTTCGGATTTTCGCCGCCGGACACCCTCAAATGGTGCTGGTTTTGCTCAATATTGTTCTCAAGATTGTTCTCAAGCATGGTTACTTTGCCGGTACTGCAGTGAGCGTACCGCCCGATGCTGGATTTCGTCCACAACATAGAAAGGTATGGACTTGCCCGTCGAAGTGGATTCCGCGTCGAGGAGGACGTGTACCGGCGGGGTTTCACGGGAGTTTGGGGCCGAAGCGACAGGAACGGAAAATTTAAAAAACCGGACACCCGGCTGTCGAATGACGCAGGGTGTCCGGTTATCGTATAAGGGACCGGCGCCGGGATGGGGGTGGCCCAGTCTCGGAGGCCTCCCGACGCCGGCCCCAGCTTTGCATGCCCGTGGGCATATCTAAATTCTAGGCCCGGGTCAGGGGTCCAACAATGGGGTTGGGCGTCTTTGCCGTGACGGGAGCCGTACCCGTCTTCCGCCGTGGACTACTCGGTTGCCCCGGGACTGCGGAGCTACGGCTCCGTCTGACCTGCGCTAAGGCAGGTGAGGGCTGCATCCGTGGACACGGAGGGCAGGCGCGGCGCTACTCCTCCATGTGTGCAGGATTGACATGCCGCGTGTGAGCGGAGTCAGGAAGCGACGGAGTGGAACTTCTGCTGCGCTGCGGTAAGGCCTTCGGTCAGCAGCAGTTCAACGGCGTCGGCGGCGTCACCGATGAGGAAGGGAAGCTCTTTGGCTTCAACCGGGGGAAAGTCCTTGAGCACGTAGTCAGCTGTCTCCATGCGGCCCGGCGGTCGTCCCACACCAACGCGGACGCGGTAATAGTCCTTGGTGCCCAAGGCACGGCTCATGTCGCGCAGTCCGTTGTGGCCGCCTTCGCCGCCGCCGGACTTGAGCTTGATGGTGTTGAACGGAATGTCGATTTCGTCGTGCACCGCCACAACATTCGACGCGGGGATGTCGAAAAACTTGCTCAGCGCCGAGACCGGTCCGCCAGAGAGGTTCATGTAGGTCAGGGGCTTCGCGAGAATGACGCGCGGCCCGCCGATGCCCAGCCGGCCTTCGAGAATCTGGGCCCGCGACTTGTGGGTCTTAAAGTTTCCGCCCACGCGGGAGGCCAGGTCATCGAGGACCATCTGGCCGATATTGTGCCGGTTACGGCTGTAGCCGGGCCCGGGGTTCCCGAGCCCGACTACAAGCCAGGTGTTGCTGTTCACTGCAGGTACTGCTCCTTAGACAAGAACCGGACGGCTCCGTTACGGGGAGCAGACCCCGGAAGTGGATTACGCTTCGGCGCCAACTTCAGCAGCTGCATCGGCAATCTGCTCGTCGGACGGAGCGCCCAGGTCCTGGACAACGGACTCGGAGATGTTGATGACCATGGTTTCGGGATCCAGCAGCAGCTCGACGCCGGCAGGCAGTTCCAGGTCGGAAGCGTAGATGTGCTCGCCGGCCGTGCGGCCTTCGATGCTGACCACGATGGTTTCGGGCAGGTTGGTGGCGTCAGCAGCAACCAGGACCGTGTTGGCTTCCTGGTTGTATACGGAGGAGCCGGCAGCCAGTTCGCCTTCAACGTGAACGTTGACTTCAACCTCAACCTTTTCGCCCTTGCGGACGGTCAGCAGGTCGATGTGCTCGATGATCTGCTTGATCGGGTCGCGCTGGATGTCGCGGGCCAGGGCCAGGTGCGACTCGCCGTCAACGTCGATTTCCAGCAGGGCGTTGGAGGTGCGGACAGCCAGCGTGGTGGCCTTGGCCGGAAGCAGGATGTGCATAACCTCGGCGCCGTGGCCGTAGATGACTGCCGGGATCATGTTGGCAACGCGTGCCTTGCGGGCAGCACCCTTGCCGAATTCGGTGCGGACGGTTCCTGCGAGCTTCTGCTCAGACATTTCAAACTCCTGATTATGGATGTTCCGTGGTTGCCGGGACGAAGGCGCCGGTATGGGAACAGCGCCGCACTGCTGGACTGTCCGAAGACCAAGTCCGTGCGGTCAGAAGTTGCCAGCCACCGTCGATAACGGAGTATTGCCCGGATCTATCCGGACCTCTCCCTCGCCTAGGCATCGCAGACCATCCTACCAGCAGCACGCTGCCCGTCCGAACCGGAGTCCGAACGGGCAGCGTGCTTTATGCAGATGTGGTGCTGTGGTGCTGCTGAGAAGATGTGGTGCTGCTGAAGACTAGGCCTTGCCGTCGAACAGGCTCGTGACGGACCCGTCTTCAAAGACTTCCTTGATGGCACGCGCAATCAGCGGAGCGATCGAGAGGACGGTCAGCTGATCGAAGCGCTTGGCGGCCGGGATCGGCAGCGTGTTGGTCACCACGACTTCGCGGGCACCTGATTCGGCCAGCGTGCGGGCAGCCGGATCGGAGAACACGGCGTGGGTGGCCGCGATGATGACATCCTTTGCGCCGGCCTCCTTGAGGACGCGCACGGCTCCGGCAATGGTTCCGCCGGTGTCGATCATGTCGTCAATCAGCACGCAGGTGCGTCCTTCGACCTGGCCCACAACCTGCTTGGACACGGCCTGGTTCGGGACGGTGAGGTCACGGCTCTTGTGCACGAACGCCAGCGGAGCGCCGCCCAGGCGCTCGGCCCACTGCTCGGCTACACGGACGCGGCCCGTGTCCGGGGACACCACGGTGACGTTGGTGACATCAACGCGGGTGCGGATGTAGTCAGCCAGCAGCGGGATCGCCATCAGGTGATCCACGGGGCCGTCAAAGAAGCCCTGGATCTGCGACGTGTGCAGGTCAACGCTCATGATGCGGTCGGCGCCGGCGGTCTTGTACAGGTCGGCAATCAAGCGGGCCGAGATGGGCTCGCGGCCGCGGCCCTTCTTGTCCTGCCGGGCATACGGATAGAACGGGGAAACCACGGTGATGCGCTTGGCGGAGGCCCGCTTCAACGCGTCAACGGTGATCAGCTGTTCCATCAGCCAGTTGTTCATGGGCGCCGGATGCGCCTGGATCACGAAGGCATCCGTGCCGCGGACGCTCTCACCGGGACGGACATAGATCTCGCCGTTGGCGAAGTCATAGGACGCCAGCGGAAGCAGGTCCGTGTCGAGACAGCGCGCGATCTCCTCGGCCAGCTCCGGGTGTGCCCGGCCAGTGGCAAGGACAAGCTTCTTTTCACCTTGGGCGGTGATCTCGCTGCTCATTAATGATCGCTTTCTCGCGTGGGGGTATCAGTTTCTGAGGAAGAGGTTTTGGAAGCAGTGGAGGCGTTGGCCGCGGCTGCCGCATCGGCCGCCGCTGTGCCGGGACGGTTGGTCAGCACCCAGCCGTCGAGGTTGCGCTGAGGCGCTACGTTGATGGCCAGGGAACCGGCCGGAACATCCTTGCGAACCACAGTTCCAGCTCCACTGTACGCGCCGTCGCCCACTGTAACGGGTGCCACATACATGTTGTCGCTGCCCATCCGGACGTGCGAACCGATGGTCGTGTGGTGCTTGTTGACGCCGTCGTAGTTCACAAAAACGGAGGCTGCGCCGATGTTGGACTGCTCGCCGATTGTGGCGTCACCCACATAGGAAAGATGCGGAACCTTGGAACCGGCGCCGATGTCCGCGTTCTTGGTTTCCACGAAGGTGCCGATCTTGCCCTTGGCACCCAGGACGGTGCCCGGGCGCAGGTAGGCAAAGGGTCCGACGTCGGCGCCTGCGCCCAGCCGGGCATCGGA
This genomic interval from Arthrobacter citreus contains the following:
- a CDS encoding AAA family ATPase, whose protein sequence is MLLRTEKDPDLLVGRDEALAELAHGLETAAGAVVVGPAGIGKSALIRVAAADPAFYPVRIRGSRESGKTPFGALAWLISELAEDVESRPEQLLQELTSLLAGRAAGRRVLLLLDNVESLDHWTGMAVSQLVRRSGASVLAAAESFAESAPDVMALWTEGLLVRVDLGPLVMEQTRELMQNLLGGPVSTLAAQSMHRHSGGNPQLITLLVQDQTDDGSLMRHDGVWVLAKPLAFSGQAAEVITSRLKRLPPDERSLVQLLALARDLPVSVVLKLFPAETVDRLEEARVVEISDQSIHLASTGTAAAIAAAIPPGRSRELWEEVSALLDPQMLRPSALIRFARWTLASQGTLDPETAERAAILSTAHDDPASALQFLRAVPQEKRGPAMLLAEVQALRESGNYLDALRALDRLPSPLDPREPAAWVELMLQRAALLQLLPRHGNAAETLHSISAAIQDHTGHAAYHQWEAQVVLMHSAIAIDAGRPKEVPGRLGSLAADRKLSPAVRMRALALHAQFLAVSGDFEELLTVVRPFKDGFQGTLGANTMDSAHIRFLLALVAAGEQRLAEELVADLKDGANRRAFRGSAGDVALGGIHALCGRADSALAALTSAMSQIRVQDPFDVLPLVHALSARVLALQGDVQDAQREASDDAEFRYRPQELVGSMSKVLGLEAMLAGDTQKLCGELRSIAKDNLRTGMVPIALHCLAAAAGRGDREAAAELAAAASGAKGRWASALHCLGTGLAQGNPSLLLESAALADELGNDLMCHTAAAAALHLLEGQTGSDSRVQARTALRLEHASFRKLRQANSIQARMAALSPFEADLARRAAGTATRKEISAELHLSPRTIDWHLGKIFDKLHVSGRSELGEVLR
- the pth gene encoding aminoacyl-tRNA hydrolase, with the protein product MNSNTWLVVGLGNPGPGYSRNRHNIGQMVLDDLASRVGGNFKTHKSRAQILEGRLGIGGPRVILAKPLTYMNLSGGPVSALSKFFDIPASNVVAVHDEIDIPFNTIKLKSGGGEGGHNGLRDMSRALGTKDYYRVRVGVGRPPGRMETADYVLKDFPPVEAKELPFLIGDAADAVELLLTEGLTAAQQKFHSVAS
- a CDS encoding ribose-phosphate diphosphokinase, yielding MSSEITAQGEKKLVLATGRAHPELAEEIARCLDTDLLPLASYDFANGEIYVRPGESVRGTDAFVIQAHPAPMNNWLMEQLITVDALKRASAKRITVVSPFYPYARQDKKGRGREPISARLIADLYKTAGADRIMSVDLHTSQIQGFFDGPVDHLMAIPLLADYIRTRVDVTNVTVVSPDTGRVRVAEQWAERLGGAPLAFVHKSRDLTVPNQAVSKQVVGQVEGRTCVLIDDMIDTGGTIAGAVRVLKEAGAKDVIIAATHAVFSDPAARTLAESGAREVVVTNTLPIPAAKRFDQLTVLSIAPLIARAIKEVFEDGSVTSLFDGKA
- a CDS encoding 50S ribosomal protein L25/general stress protein Ctc, with the translated sequence MSEQKLAGTVRTEFGKGAARKARVANMIPAVIYGHGAEVMHILLPAKATTLAVRTSNALLEIDVDGESHLALARDIQRDPIKQIIEHIDLLTVRKGEKVEVEVNVHVEGELAAGSSVYNQEANTVLVAADATNLPETIVVSIEGRTAGEHIYASDLELPAGVELLLDPETMVINISESVVQDLGAPSDEQIADAAAEVGAEA
- a CDS encoding LuxR family transcriptional regulator — its product is MQAFAARPFVGREAVTEAVMASVLRRGGHGAVVLADAGMGKSALAGILAAQLNGRIPVHRIHTSSSLAQVPYGALAPLIFDVEPQDTNSSHAVMRSLLRRLYPDGRTSDPSEAPLLIVDDADALDEATADLLAQLVASAQIRILLLARRITDVPAGISNQVWEGILSRHELHPLTDDQVHELCVQVLGGPVLTSASTDLARAAGGNPMLVLALLSETVRAGSLEERNGVWLLHEQMLPPDGRLGDLLRAQLSGLSKDERDALEIISLAEPLPAAAAFDLGLHRAVDALTEAKLVKISPGPSRLLQPMHPLYGEVVRRLVPAARSARLRQRLLASGAAAGGRAENLLRWVSWSLDCGVQVSDAELVEAAYRANNSFDSAAALRAAGAVKGPKYSLAARVQAARACQQDGDRESARELIDGVTDAARDLTTLKMAVLIRVQLYLQEQSEISGLSTIAADWLAGVDRIEAQGNLDAELTADVISSRRGGRLLALMGRVSDGELLPAEQELNGILEDARAAEDDEATLVAETLLAQILTTTGRAYASCEMSRHAMAVLDRGGHRFMSYYHFVLQRHLSALLWLGDWTGLQTAAQHGTAGVFGALVRVAGVVDLAIAVMHLRKDDRTGALTHLSASIEGLRTHDYEGMLPLALALAAFVAASVGQRKEAEEFLAEGLGVSSRGSAADRILSRGYTVGARSVLALQRDPRKELRELISEAEDRGFIAVELELRLLSLAFGDLEGLSRLVKITGDFEGPHVETAAVIARAFLDEDIDVLLRFGAGEADPGWRRMAGRCREEALRLAMASGDRALLSRVQRALNKKNGQTEDQLPKAGVPLLTRRERDIAALVIQGHRNAEIAERLFLSVRTVEGHIYRTFEKLGISRREDLKQELLTQHGPE